One region of Quercus lobata isolate SW786 chromosome 2, ValleyOak3.0 Primary Assembly, whole genome shotgun sequence genomic DNA includes:
- the LOC115976248 gene encoding E3 ubiquitin-protein ligase At3g02290-like has translation MGAVCCCLNNDDLEEYVNPTSAVYRNCTCLSCFVQNLLNVYTSLFRRGEVNSIPSSIQGAASMTSTASLDNSLSGMYRSPPRPLPYDADPRYFRLQRDGLVSRREKGSSHSHEETEPLRSDVDTDPESLNSGDKWNESACEDGSKEYRSKSSVKISSAKTTITGVGNFYTSSEDEDVCPTCLEEYTTENPKIMTKCSHHFHLSCIYEWMERSDSCPVCGKVMVFDETT, from the exons ATGGGTGCCGTCTGTTGTTGTTTGAATAATGATGACTTAGAAGAGTATGTGAATCCAACTAGTGCTGTATATAGGAACTGTACATGTCTCAGTTGCTTTGTTCAGAACCTTCTTAATGTG TATACATCACTATTTAGAAGAGGGGAAGTGAATTCCATCCCTTCGTCTATTCAGGGGGCAGCATCTATGACTTCTACAGCATCACTGGACAACTCTCTATCTGGCATGTATCGTTCTCCTCCAAGGCCCTTGCCTTATGATGCTGACCCCAGATATTTCCGCTTGCAGCGGGATGGACTTGTCTCTAGACGTGAGAAGGGATCAAGTCATTCACATGAGGAGACAGAGCCTCTAAGAAGTGATGTTGATACAGATCCGGAATCTTTAAATTCAGGAGACAAATGGAATGAATCTGCTTGTGAAGATGGATCAAAAGAATACCGTTCTAAATCCTCAGTTAAGATCTCATCAGCAAAAACTACTATAACTGGAGTTGGAAACTTTTATACATCATCAGAAGATGAGGACGTCTGTCCTACATGTCTTGaag AATATACTACAGAGAACCCCAAGATAATGACCAAATGCTCTCATCATTTTCACCTGAGTTGCATTTATGAGTGGATGGAGAGAAGTGACAGTTGTCCAGTTTGTGgcaag GTGATGGTATTCGATGAAACAACATAA